TCTATCAAGGCTTTGTTTGAAGACTTGTCTGAATCTTGTAATCAGGACTGTAAGAAATGCGATGTTTAGGAAAAGTGCATATCTGGCTAGATGCTCTATTTTAGGTTGCTGAGATATGTTTGAAGGGGGGAACATGACAAAATAGCTTTCTTGCTTTTCCAACTCTGTTTTTAAGGTACTTATGCCAAGAAGGGGATTTTAAGTCACATCTGTCTGGCAAGTATGTTCATTCTTAGTACTGTGGTTAAGCATTTTTCAAACTTGTTCAGAAACATTAAAGTATTCTTAAACAATGGAAACTCCTTTAAATTTGGAGCACAATGAATTAATGAAGCCTGTTAGCCACTGGTTTCCTAAGCAGCATGCATATACTGTAATTCTTGTTGGAAACGCAAGTATCTGGTAAATATTTTATTGCTTATAGGTTTTAAATCTGGATCAGTTGCATTGCATGCATTATCAGTAAGATGTCCCTGTTCAAAAGAGCTAGACATCCACTTAATTTTTGATCTACGACAGCTTGCTGACCTaagcagcacagaaatgctgcTTTGCAGATGTTTCATTTAAGTTTAGTATTTACTTAAACTAGTTTGCTGTATGACAGTGACAGTTAAACACTGGTCATCTGTggtattacattttatttttaatttggattAAAGGCATTAAGACTTCATGCTGGtatacttaaaacaaaaaaaaaatggcaacatACCTGCAGTTCTAGATTTTGTTAATGTATGCAAACAGAAAAGTAACACAGGTTTACATGAAGTGTTTACATAAACATTTGTTTCTCCTTTCAGATTTATGGTCACAGCTACGGGACAAATTCAGTCTCAAATGAATTAGGTGAAATACAGCATACAGTTTGCTAACATTCTTTCCAGAAATGATGGGTCTAAGACCCAAATGGTTTGTAtaatttttaaatctgaaatcaAAATCTTCCTGGTTTTTCAGGTAATTTGTTACATGGGTTGCAGGGGAATCTTGCTGTTCATTAAAAGTTTAAACAGTGTGGATGCTGTCTTGCAGCTAAGTTGTCTTTACTAAAATGTTCTCTCTTCACCCGAGATATGAAGATGACTGCACTGTGGGATGAGGTAGTAGGTTGTATAGTTTTAGGGTCATACCCACAACTGGGAGATAACTATACAATCTACTGTCTTTCCTAAAGCAGCAGAAAAATCAACAGTGGCAACTTCTCAATTTGGAGTTCATTGTCATTGTCCAGAATTTCTATTTCAAAGGTCTTATAAACATAATGAATATAACTACAGCATGTGATAGTTTATATATGTCTGTTCTCATGAGGATCAGCTTTTTACTGTTCTTTGTTAAATTTTTCTTCCCCTTGAAGAAAACAGGTGTGCAAGAGTATGTTTAAAGGAGATACCCCCAGATTTCTGGGGAAAATTTAAGCTTATGTTTCCAACAGTACTACCAATGGCAGACAGTGTTAATGTGGGTGCCCATGTAATGTTGTTCAAAGAAAAATAGCTGTACAACTAAGATGTATTTTCTGGAAGGACAGTACAGATTTCTCTATCAGAGTGAGGTAGTAGATTGTATAGTTGTGGGGTAGTTATTTTACCCTGTTCAGGAGATAACTATACAATCTATTGCCTTCCCTGAGGAGTAAAACAAGTCTGCAGCTCTTACATGGTAGTTGGTGTCCACAGAGATTGGCTTGCAAGTGGATTATTCAAGTTAAGATCCCACATTAAGTGGCTAGGATTTGCACGTTAACATGGCATTTGACTACTACCACTCTTATCCAAGGTGAGTGACATGGCTGTATATTCAAGATGCATGGTCCACTGCTTAATCTAATTGAAAGTGTTCTGTATGTAGAAATACCTGAAATACCTTTTGAATACTATAAAATCTTTTTGGCTAGGGAAAAAAAGTACTACAACTTCTTGGTTCTGAATTTGATTGCAGGTCTCTCAAATTTCCATGACTAGTCTAGACATCAAATTGATGTCAGCTCAAGAGTGTTAAAACATGTGCCTCAATACCACCATTTCAGCAGGGCACTAAAATGCTGTGGAGCCCAACAGCTACTGTTTGTGAATTTAAGCAATACATTTTAGGGTGAAAATATTAAGCATAAGTTTTTTCACCTTCCAAATCTGTAAGGTGAGATGATGATGAAGTTCAGTACCTTTGCTGGGATTACTTCCTTCAGTTAACACGGATAGCATTAAATGAGCAATCCCTTTGATCCACTGATTTAAGTTTATTGGAAACTGTTAAGAACCAGGCATTCAAACATCATTCTATATattcagtaggggtgtgtgaaatgagcCTTGCTCGATTTGGATTCgtccgaatcggggacagtgatttgattgattaatttggatcactgcccccgattcaatttggttgaatctgaagattcggtgctgatttagagaatcagcagATTGGtcatagacacatctttaaatgttttttctacatacctcaaggtaccagtgtggcttgtgaatgctggggcagatggggcgtCCCACAgtagtgcaggggggccctccacatgctcagccgcaaacccagaaatgaactggaagtacttctgggtctgctgaggGACCCCCCTGCCGTCCCTGACTTGGCGATTGGCGGtggggggatcccaggtgccccaagaggcaccagttgtgGAGGCGGGGCAGTGTGCttcctggtggacccggaagtgtttctggtccccttccaggtctgctgccaagcacactagGAGTCCTCCGCACTCCTGTGGAatgttccatgcaccccagcatcgcagcattcacgtgctgtgctggtacctcgaggtatatagacaaaatatctaaagctgtgtctatccaAATCTTTcctatttgattcggagagattaaagggtcctctgatttgattaggccatctggccactgaatcaggccgaatccccaccaaatcaaattggggactgaagcttcgcacagccctaatattgaCTCTAATTTTGAGCAGTAAAAGAACAAGCTGAAGCATAAAAGCCAATTTTGAATGGTAACCATCTCAAATGTAAACCGTGGATGAGCTTTTGGTATGGGATAAGTAACTACATGGTAAATGTTTCTGAAGTATCTGTTAAAACTGAGGAATTAGAGTAGAGTTTAAGGTGAAAACTGAAGCATTTGAAAACAAGCATTTGACAGTTGATTTAGCTGAGattctttaaaaatatctgaGCTAATGTTTCCGTTTCTGGTTTAAGCACTGTTACTGACTAGCCATGTAAATGAATGTAAATTTGTTCATTTCTAAACATGACAGGAAGTCAAAAGaacctggtaaaaaaaaaaaaaaaaaaattaacaacttGCTGCACAGTGCAGCCACTAACTAGAAGAACTGCAAAAGAAACAGTGGGCTCCTAGGAAGAGGTAGTAGGTTGCATAGTTTTAGGGCAGGGATTTTGCTCACACGGAGTTAACTATACAACCTGCTGCCTTTCTTAGGGCTTTATTATTACAACAGGACCATTTGGGCTCAGTCTAAGCTGCTGCAGCTTTGATATGTGAAAACAGAAATGGTATAAGACAAGCCACTATTCCTGATCATATTAAGTTTTAATGAAACTAAAAGGGGATGTGGTAGCAACAAACTCAAGGCTGCTGACTTTTGTTTTTTGGAGGACAAAGCAGAATTCTTGCTATAGTCATAAGAGTAAGTGCTGTGATAGCTTAAAGAAATGAACATAACCTCCTTCAAGATTAAGATTCTCTCAAACTACATTAGTACTTTAAGTGATCTCTACTATGAGTGAATTTGCAAATATGGGAAATGCCTCTTATCTGTTGAGGggtaactttgttttttttataaaaggtATTGTTTGAAGCTTCTGTTGCCAATTCCATGAAAgttgcatgcttttttttctaaacaaagtaATGTGTATAGCATCTGGCCTAAGGATCTGAAAAGATGCTATAAATCATAAAGTTAACTATTGAACAGGGATGACTGTGATTGAAGGGGAATTGAAACCAGATTAAAACAAATCCAGTGCTGCATGAATTTCAAGAAGCAACCTAAAGGAATGGAGTAGTGGTCTTGCACAGACTTCCAATATACGAACAACTTCATAACTGCACTACATATTAAACTTTAATTCTTGCAGGACTGTCCCATGCTACCAGAAGACAGTTGGCATGTAATCCAAtactctactactactgctgttGTGTAAATCTTTTATCTATGTCACACTTCCTTTCTCAAAACACATTATGCTTATAAAAGCAGACACATtgcattttatttcagtcttgGTTTGTCCTTGTTCTCATTGGAAATATGTTAGATTGTATTGCTGGAGTTCATATGGCTGTATATTTGACTTATTAAAATTGTATTCTAATCAGCAGTTGTCAGTCTCTTTATCTCAGTGGGACCTTCCTTCTGTAGAATGGAAAGTGAGGCTTCTGTCCCAAgatactttattttaaaacaggggtgtcatACTTGCATCCCAGAGGCTAGGTCCAGTTGGAGTTGcatcatctggcctatgggccttCCCCCTGGGGGGGTGTTGCTAACTGGAGACAAGTGATGGCTGTGTTGTTCCCTGCCACAGGGCAcctcatgggctagatccagagGTAGGGGTTGAGTTTGACAAATCtgctctacagcagtggttcttaacctttttttgtaccaggacccatttgtaagtGTCAGTAGCCAGCCACAGCCCTCCAgttatggggcaggggggacccaagCAGCCCTTCACAGGCTGGAACTGTGtaagcctgcaagggaaaagccacggttccctacatttttctactttaaaggagaatccattatttaaaatttgtatttatttttgaagtttgtgaccctttcatatattcttgcaacccacttttgggccaCAGCACACAAGTTGAAAAATGCTCTATAAGATGCAACAAACCTGCataattgaaattaaaaaaaaaataaatcaggaacATCTCTTAAAAGGAACAGAATCTCATTGGACATGTTTAGATGAGCTTTAATTCACAAACTCAGCAATACAGCATGACTACTCTAAACTATAGCAACTttgtccacacacacatgcagtgtTTAGGCTTTGCAAGGTAACCACAGTGAATACATACAAAGGGAGCTGTCCTAGCACATGCTTTCAACTTGAAGATTTTTAAAGTATCATTTTTTGTACAAAGCAGATGCCTGAAGGCGGATAACAGGAATATATTAAAGGTTAAAAGAATAGGCTCGCAAAATACTTGTTTCATCAGCTCTAGCCACCACGCCTATGATACTCACGTTGTCACATGCCACATCAATAAAGCCCCTGTTGTGGAAAAATTGTAAATAATGTttgtaataaccagggatcctggttttctctgacaaaaaaggAATCTcaaattctcattaaaaaccccaaaatccattattaaaattaaaacccccctgcaggcccccctGTAGCCATGCTGGTACCCCTCATTGCCCTCACAACAGTCCCCTGGCCTACTCGCATCTattgcccccacccacagcccctgccccccagccctgctggagggctgcccccccatctcccagagctacggggccagggacccaagtctgcagctccctgcccccaacagcaggcagctgcagcagctctcccactgctgctgctgcctgcttgggtggggctggggctagctcTTGACTCCCCCTAGCTATGAACTACaaccccccagcctcctgcaagCCCTGCTTACCTCACAGGCACTAGGACTGAAGAGTGAAGCTGAGctgggcagagctgtggctgaGAGAGTCTCAagccctgcccttcctcctccccctttccctctggcagggctggggttttcctgccctgtttgtaaatagctcttgtaggctggagctcaaccagcctgcagagctatttgcaaaagcagggaatccatgggtttctctgctaaaaggagaaacctgtgttttctctgtttttccatgggaaacaaaaTCAGGAGCTCTGGTAATGACTGAATTTAGTCATACAGCTATTGGTAACTTTAAAACACTAAATAACAGGTTAGTGTTCTTTAGGCTTGATCATCTGACAGAGCTCAGTGAGTAACTTCATTTTACTTTACTGTACAGCAATGGTGCTTAACCTTTTTGGCCAGTGGGCTGAATGAGCAGTGCCCAGgtcatctgtgggctggatccagctgctgGTCCCAATCTGGAATAGGGCTCTTGTGGCAGGGCCCTATCTGGCCATGCAGAGGGGGGGTAGGGGGCATCTCTGCTTCAGCCCCATCCCACAAGGGGATGGAGGGGTCCTGGCCCAGTCCCAACCTTGCCCCACAGGTAGAAAGGAGTCTGACCTGGCCCCACAAGGTGGGGGCAAAGGGGGCTTGagccagccccacaggaaaagggACATAACTTGGCCCCAACCTGTTCCATTGGcccttggggtttgggaatttggcagctggggagggtggtcattaattgccaccactcccctgctgccaaatttccttattttttggtggagcctTGTAGGCCAAATGTGGCTtgtaggctggaggttgagcatcctTCCTGTACAGGAAAATGTTTTTAGATTAAACAGCAATCTGGACTTCTACTGATGATCAAATGGTGACTTCTGCCTTTTATACGTGCATTACTCCCAAGAAATGATTTTCCAAAATTATCGAAGTTGTAAAATAAGGCAAGCTTTCCATAGATATAAATCCCACTAGCTACCTGTTGTTTTCAGGTACTTGCATAAGACAGACATACTAAAACCTTAACAGCCATGGTACAAACCAGTGGCTCAATCTTTTTAGAGTCAAGGCCAAACTGAGAAAGTGCCAGTTCttaagttttcacttgttttttgacaatGGAAAGATAATACAGCAGTGGTTGCAAAGAAGACCACCACAGGTTAcaatggtttgggtttttttaaaatactggATTCTTAGTTCAAATAATTgcatttatcttatgaatcatatCTGCACACTTAACAAGAGTATACATTTATGTGGCAGGCCATAGCAACCTAGGGTGTGGCAGCcccttggctgagaatcactggtctagtgAAACAGTCTGAAAATTCAGGGTAGGCGAGAGGCAAAGTTGGAGTGCAGACTGCTGCATGTCTTAACATCCCCCTCTTACAGCTTAGTCAAATGTGGGGAGAAAGATACAGGATTGAGGTTAGTAAGATACTAGTGTAAAGAATACTTAAAGAGAAAACCATAACTTATCCTACATGTTGTTCAATTACCTTGACCATTTATGAGATCCTCCTAGTAACTGATACAGGCTCTGTAATGCATAAGCCTGGTTTGCTTTTTTCCACATATATACACGGAGAGAGAGATCCAAGGATGATGTGACAACCCGGAAAGAATCCTTAAAGGTtacaaaaatacatatatatggtCAAGATAAGGTGGAGCAAACAATAAAAAGGATGAATAACAAAAGAGATACATACCACCCATAGTGAAGTAATTGTGTCCTTGTGATCCTGGAAACATTGTAGTTGAGTCCCAGAGATCGAATATAACTTCAGCTCTGACCCACATCCTATAAGAATGGTTTCTGTTCCATACCCCTCCATGACACTGTATGTGTTCCAACTTTTTTCTGGTAATGTGAAGCTTGTGACCTGTTGAGCTTTTCATAAGACAACATTACACATGTAAAAATACCCCTTAAAGATTTCCGTATTGCAGTTATTTGTATCTCAGTCACATTTAttgcatttgaaaaaaagaatGTTAAGAAACCCGCTTGCCCCCCCCACCAACTCTTGAGCATGATGCTGCTATTCTGTTCCATgatctgcacagggtggatgTGCACAGATTCatcttaaagcagtggttcctaACCCGTTCCTTTGCAAACCAGAAGTGTGGTTTGAGTTGGTCCACAGACTGGATCCCACATGCCACAATCCAGACCAGGGCCTCCAGTGCTGGTCACGTGCCCCCTAATCCAGACCTGCGCTGCTGGGTCTAGCTATAAACTGCCCCAGTCCAGACCCACACTTCCTGAATTGGACCTTTGCTACCTaatccagccactgctgcccaaatCCAGACATGCTTATTTCTTATCTGACTTGCATGCCACCTGATCCAGTCCAGTGCCAGCCCAGTATGGCATGAAGGGCCATGTTATCCCACTCAGGGGGCTCCttataggtctggaaatttggcagcataggGAACAGAGAACATTAATGCTCCAACTATTCCTCTGTTACCAGTTTTCCacacctgtgggagctccacaggctggatttgtaCCAGactaggggttgagcaccccgaCCTTGAAATCTCAAGTTACTGTGGAACATTCAAATGAGATACCAGAAATAAAATGCCTTCAATATATCTATATTATCAGTTTTGTTAATATTCCCTTTAATTTTGTAACTTGCTTTCAGTGCTGCTTTTCCTCCttcaaaacaaaacttaaaatataaattttctcAGACACGTATAAAATTGTATCCAAAATGCAAGATAAGGACCAATTCCTCTAAAATTAGAAAACATAGTGCTTCTACCCTTGTTTAGTTTAATAGAAACTTACAACTGCTATAATGGTCAACTGGATGTGGTGTAGAGTCTTGGAGACTATTTCCAGAGTTGAGACACTTCCTCCCAGGAAAGTCTGGCAATTAGTGTGACCCAGTTTACTTTGACTACTGGATAAAATATGGCAAGACAGAGGTCTTCAGTTTGGAAGGACCCAAGTGTTTTATAAATGTCAGCATCTTGAAGTTGAACTAGAAACCACTAGGAAGCCAAAGAGAAGCCTCAGTCCCTAATACTGTATCTTTTACagtctttttattaaaaaagtgaTTTTGTACTGAACAAAATTGCCAAGTCTCCAACCCCAGCCAGAGTGACTTAATTAGGAGTTTTGCATCCTTAACTATAGTGCAGGAAATATATCAATTGCTAGTAAAGAGGCCCAAGGAGAAAAAGATAGGAGAAAGTGAATCCTCTGCTATGAAACATAAATAGGGTAAGTTATAAGCATACCTAGGATTTCTGATTTATATTTAGATTTCTTGACTGCTAGGTCCAACACTGTGATATTCATCTGAAAGGCATTATCTTTATGCATTACTGCTATTCTTGCTGGCTCTTTTGGTAACCAACAAGCTGTAACATGCTTACGGACAGGCAGAGAAGTGCATATGTGCGATTTGTCTTCTGTTGGTTGAATCAAGCAATCTGTAGAAAACACCTAATATTGAAAATATACACCATTTCAGACTGCAGCACTACCTATGACAAGTCTTGTGCAAGACGATAAAAATCTTGTATAAGAATTAAGAAAAATATGTTATACAGGATTACAAGTTTCTTTTAGTGATTTATTGAACAAGTAAATGTGAGAGAAATAGCAGTAGCTAGGCCAGAAGCTAAGCATTCCTTTAAACAGATGTGTCAATATGAACAGCAACTAAGCTACTGTACTCCATGCTGCATCAATTCCACTTTCCTTTTGACCAGAATTAGGCAGCTGTGTTAAATAAAGCCTGCAGGAGTGTAGGTCTTGTCAACTAGAAAGAGATTACTAGAGCAGTGCTGATAAGGGAATAGAGATCAAGTGACTTGACTTTATTTGCAACACACTTCTGGTAAATGTTTTTCAGTCCTTTGAACAACCTGACCTTTCAAAGATTACTGAAGTCATGCTGTTGTTCAAATTATCCTTATTTAAGTGACTGGTAACTCAGAACTGGCCCAGGAAAACTCAAGTTACAGTTATAGTTCATGTCTTCAGAAAACTTGTCCTGAAACAATGAAAACTTCAAGTCCCCAAATTTCAAGGAACTAACATAATGTATTTTCTTTCACACAACAAACCTGGTATTATCAAGATAGAATGTGCTTCTTGGGTTTTTCAACTAGCTGCCTGCTGTGGTGCAGTAGTGTGGGATTCTTAAAACCCCTTCCTTTATTTGATGGCAAAACCAAATCAGAAAACATGTCACTGTTAATGGAGAGTTGCAAGTCTTGCCAACCACATGATGGAGTTGGGAGCTTCTAGTTCTGGCTCCATAAGAACTTCCAGAATTCTAGCTCCCTTTCTGCCATAAAGGTTAACTGATAAATGCAGGGAAGTTCCTAGGGCCAGGGGACCTGGTTGCCCCAGTCTGGAAGATCTTGGTCTCCAAATCTGAGGGTATCCGCATGGCAGTAATGCTAAAGCCACAGACTGGAAACCAATGCTTCCCAGCCACTCAGAGGAGAACATACTCAAAAGTTAACAGCAAATGTTACCTTAACAAATAAGTTCTGTTGCAGTTTGTGGGGAAAAGGAGAGTTGTGCCAGTAACCTCTAGAAGCATCAGATACCGAACACATATGACAAGCCGTTTCCCCTTATTGCAGAAATTTCTTTGATAGTTCTGTTAGTCCAGTTTTCACTACTTACTACTTCCAGATGTACCTCCTAAGTAGCAACTTCACGTATGTACTTGCAGCATGataaacattttttatatttagtatttgtaaaaaaaaaatcctctacaCTCTTGGTGTGTTACAAGTCATGAATATATCAGAAACAGAACAAACTTGTACagacccaatttttttttctttttaaaattaacttcTCAGTTGTGTAATCAGATTGAATAGCATACTGTACCTTGATAGATACATCTGCACTCTCAGTAGATCCAGCAACTAGCCACAATTTATCAGGTGAACAAAGTAAGAGATCAATTTTAGAATTCTGAAATGCTGTGATACATGACACTTGATTTAGATTAGGAACCTCTAATGTATAAACAGCACCTCCTGCAGTGGCTGCCTAAAGAAGGGAAGCGGGGAGGggacaaaaaaccaaaacaaaacacaacacatgGTTACAGCATCCCAGCTCCCACAAAGGAAAAAAGTTATGCAATGCTGAAGGTTTAGTGCTCATAAAACACCAACAAATCATTTTTTGCCCGATCTGATTAAGCTGAAAGCAGTACCAGGCAAATGGAAGGTGCAAAGTATGTAacaatggatgcatctacatgttgacTAATGCACCTTATATActatgcatttaatttagtattcacttaataaagtactaactaaatgcatagtatctagttactgcgcagtagcaccagtgcagttatttagtgacgcttacagcgcattagcttaataacactgcacagtaggctattagcacagtttttactgtgacacactactgtgcagtgttttaggctaatgcacagtaagtaccTCATGTATATTCACCCAGTGCTTCAAAATATGTTTCTA
The window above is part of the Alligator mississippiensis isolate rAllMis1 chromosome 12, rAllMis1, whole genome shotgun sequence genome. Proteins encoded here:
- the FBXW12 gene encoding F-box/WD repeat-containing protein 12 isoform X2, producing the protein MCLNRWTFCNILNLTPGVQTWKKYYLHRSKLEQQMTSGRPSADYTCIPMRGHSGKIMGMAYLSDSDHVFGAGQLRSVVCTASTDGTVRAWNVQEGIQIWSSPVQEMPLLKVITLPKYKVAITTDAHGTIKAWQGETGQELASFSTSSSSCNLVTYSVNKKPFLLAATAGGAVYTLEVPNLNQVSCITAFQNSKIDLLLCSPDKLWLVAGSTESADVSIKVFSTDCLIQPTEDKSHICTSLPVRKHVTACWLPKEPARIAVMHKDNAFQMNITVLDLAVKKSKYKSEILAQQVTSFTLPEKSWNTYSVMEGYGTETILIGCGSELKLYSISGTQLQCFQDHKDTITSLWVDSFRVVTSSLDLSLRVYMWKKANQAYALQSLYQLLGGSHKWSRGFIDVACDNVSIIGVVARADETSILRAYSFNL
- the FBXW12 gene encoding F-box/WD repeat-containing protein 12 isoform X1; amino-acid sequence: MGLALPLDCLVHVFSFLEPPDLLRAALVDKAWNEAADTTSLWRNMCLNRWTFCNILNLTPGVQTWKKYYLHRSKLEQQMTSGRPSADYTCIPMRGHSGKIMGMAYLSDSDHVFGAGQLRSVVCTASTDGTVRAWNVQEGIQIWSSPVQEMPLLKVITLPKYKVAITTDAHGTIKAWQGETGQELASFSTSSSSCNLVTYSVNKKPFLLAATAGGAVYTLEVPNLNQVSCITAFQNSKIDLLLCSPDKLWLVAGSTESADVSIKVFSTDCLIQPTEDKSHICTSLPVRKHVTACWLPKEPARIAVMHKDNAFQMNITVLDLAVKKSKYKSEILAQQVTSFTLPEKSWNTYSVMEGYGTETILIGCGSELKLYSISGTQLQCFQDHKDTITSLWVDSFRVVTSSLDLSLRVYMWKKANQAYALQSLYQLLGGSHKWSRGFIDVACDNVSIIGVVARADETSILRAYSFNL